The Chloroflexi bacterium ADurb.Bin180 sequence ACGCGGTTGGGGTCCAGGCCCGCCAGCTCGAGGATGGCTCTGGCCCACTCGAAGCGTGAGCAAACCCCGCTATTGGTGAAATGGTAGATGCCAAACAGCCCGCTCGGAATGAGCCGGGCGATAGCTTCAGCCAGGTCCGGCGCGTAGGTAGGCGAACCCACCTCATCGGTGACGAACTGCAGTCGTTCCCGCTCGTCTGCCAGGCGCAGCACGCTCTTGACAAAGTTCTTGCCCTGCCGGCTGTAAAGCCAAGCGGTGCGCACAATGTAGCAACGCTGGAGGAGCGTGCTGGCAATCTGCTCGCCGGCGAGCTTGGACCTGGCGTAGGTGCTCTGTGGATTGGGCGGGTCCCACTCCCAGTACGGCTCGTTCTTGCATCCATCAAAGACATAGTCGGTGCTGACGTGGACCATAGCCGCTCCGCACTCCTGGCAGGCGACGGCGACGTTCTGGGTGCCAAGTGCATTGACGCGGTACGCCGAGACAGGGTCGGACTCGCACGCATCAACATTGGTGAAAGCCGCCGCGTGAACGACGACCTCCGGTCGAAAGCTGGTGATGGCCTCACGAGTCTGGCGGTGATTGCCGATGTCGTACTGTGGCAGGTCCAGCAGCAGCAGCTCGTGGCCGGTCAGCCGCCCTTGAAGGGCGAGGCCAAGCTGCCCCGCGCTCCCGGTGATAGCGACCTTCATCTAAGCCTCCTGAAGCGAGTTTGACGACGAGCGACCTCGCGGTTG is a genomic window containing:
- the rmlD gene encoding dTDP-4-dehydrorhamnose reductase; its protein translation is MKVAITGSAGQLGLALQGRLTGHELLLLDLPQYDIGNHRQTREAITSFRPEVVVHAAAFTNVDACESDPVSAYRVNALGTQNVAVACQECGAAMVHVSTDYVFDGCKNEPYWEWDPPNPQSTYARSKLAGEQIASTLLQRCYIVRTAWLYSRQGKNFVKSVLRLADERERLQFVTDEVGSPTYAPDLAEAIARLIPSGLFGIYHFTNSGVCSRFEWARAILELAGLDPNRVQPTQGFARAAKVPARSELRNFNGATQLGIVFRPWRDALEDYFRGD